The Elgaria multicarinata webbii isolate HBS135686 ecotype San Diego chromosome 1, rElgMul1.1.pri, whole genome shotgun sequence genome has a window encoding:
- the LOC134406092 gene encoding galanin receptor type 1-like, translated as MALNSSAGNNTSSGLSDLFYFYSKNVFAVFYGLLFLLGMPGNILLLLVLIRGVQRKSGSHVARLTEPLFINIVALDLLFFLYNIPVMFANVIFKDWRLGHLLCVANHSLSLWISFADFYSMLVVSLLRYAAVIHPMRVMSVSPKQMALACVFIWVVCLLLSAPLCIHSEMIHVEEEAFCVNRMVGKEMNLYLQLLGGLGFLPPLLLMIFCYSKIISTLRVRRILSIHSASSLQVNWRATVMALITVVALVVMWVPYWLVIFFIKYNGLLAPAPMYLAYHLTSLLAFANRCVNPIICFCLSYQFQARLKNLFQRVRKGNRQLGPIHVDKIEVLGST; from the coding sequence ATGGCTTTAAATTCCAGTGCGGGGAATAACACCAGCTCTGGCTTGAGTGATCTTTTCTACTTCTACAGCAAGAATGTGTTTGCTGTCTTCTACGgtctccttttcctcctgggcATGCCAGGAAACATCTTGCTGCTCTTGGTTCTTATCAGAGGGGTTCAGAGAAAAAGCGGCAGCCACGTGGCGCGCCTGACGGAGCCCCTGTTCATTAACATTGTGGCGCTCgatcttctcttcttcctctacAACATCCCTGTGATGTTTGCCAATGTCATTTTCAAGGACTGGCGCTTGGGCCACCTGTTGTGTGTCGCCAACCACAGCTTGTCCCTGTGGATCTCCTTTGCTGACTTCTATAGCATGCTGGTTGTCTCGCTGCTTCGCTACGCCGCTGTAATCCATCCGATGCGCGTGATGTCCGTCTCCCCAAAGCAAATGGCTCTGGCTTGTGTGTTCATCTGGGTGGTTTGCCTCTTACTCTCCGCTCCGCTCTGCATTCACTCTGAGATGATTCATGTGGAGGAGGAAGCGTTTTGTGTGAACCGAATGGTTGGTAAAGAGATGAACCTTTACCTACAGCTCCTGGGAGGACTGGGGTTCCTGCCCCCATTGTTGCTGATGATTTTCTGCTACTCAAAGATCATCTCCACCCTCAGGGTTAGGAGAATCCTGTCTATACACTCAGCCTCCAGCTTGCAAGTCAACTGGAGAGCTACAGTGATGGCTTTGATCACCGTGGTGGCACTTGTGGTCATGTGGGTCCCATATTGGCTGGTGATCTTCTTTATCAAGTACAATGGATTATTAGCCCCAGCCCCGATGTACCTGGCTTATCACCTGACATCCCTCTTGGCCTTTGCCAACCGCTGCGTTAATCCCATCATCTGCTTCTGCCTCTCCTATCAATTTCAAGCTAGACTGAAGAACCTCTTTCAGAGGGTCAGGAAGGGAAATCGCCAACTAGGTCCCATCCATGTGGATAAGATAGAAGTGTTGGGTAGTACGTGA